From one Salmo salar chromosome ssa09, Ssal_v3.1, whole genome shotgun sequence genomic stretch:
- the LOC106611162 gene encoding uncharacterized protein isoform X1: protein MVQVREVMGPWAVPGLGSFSSDFVVFSLLFLLLSIILALCTNCRRHSFTLRDGGEEVDRTQSQLVRVVRDGTGNNNDDSYVLTRVTLGVGAQKSVRLEVKLEDALAARENPMINDIRKDESDFSPRPEDSVIGVPDQPPAEQDVTWLKPWRSHREAPDQGDSPSALQIANRTPMVMTIISPSPPATVDIGDLSDVLNFTPELHFIPAPIVMVEVDTPLESLSPPVYSEDTLDATIVSSFEPVDVPIVEVPIMSSLKPVAVPILEPLVVPIVSILEPVEVPNVNVHIVSSFESVEAPIVDLPIMDVTIVNSLEPLQAPIVDAPIVSSLEPVEHADATVMNDLDILNAPVGLENLDAPVINSLDTLVLDALIVNSLEPVDIPVINDLDTPDTPIINILDTLELDAPIIDVPIVDSLAPVEFPIMNDIDLLENPAEFSSSFNPQLEVEVHVEGEDQNQGLCLCVQPQRTYEIIGEPNPDEPSGSGPGNPRLSNHS, encoded by the exons GCATTCCTTTACGCTCCGGGATGGTGGTGAGGAGGTGGACAGAACCCAGTCACAGCTGGTCAGAGTGGTGAGAGATGGGACGGGCAACAACAATGATGACAGCTATGTCCTGACCAGGGTTACACTTGGGGTGGGCGCTCAGAAGTCGGTTAGATTGGAG GTGAAGCTAGAAGATGCCCTGGCCGCCAGGGAGAACCCAATGATCAATGACATCAGAAAAGATGAGAGTG ATTTCAGTCCCAGACCTGAGGACAGTGTCATTGGTGTACCGGATCAGCCTCCTGCTGAGCAGGATGTCACCTGGTTGAAACCCTGGAGGAGCCACAGGGAGGCACCTGATCAAG GTGATTCTCCAAGTGCCTTGCAGATTGCCAACAGAACCCCCATGGTCATGACGATTATATCTCCTTCGCCTCCAGCAACCGTCGACATTG GTGACCTGAGTGATGTCCTGAACTTCACACCTGAGCTCCACTTTATCCCAGCCCCCATTGTCATGGTGGAAGTCGACACCCCCCTTGAATCTTTATCCCCACCTGTCTATTCAGAGGACACCCTAGATGCCACAATCGTGAGCAGTTTTGAACCTGTTGATGTCCCCATTGTGGAGGTCCCCATCATGAGCAGCCTTAAACCTGTTGCTGTCCCCATCCTTGAACCTCTGGTTGTCCCCATCGTGAGCATTCTTGAACCTGTGGAAGTCCCCAATGTGAATGTCCACATCGTGAGTAGTTTTGAATCTGTGGAAGCCCCCATCGTGGATCTCCCCATCATGGATGTCACCATTGTGAACAGCCTTGAACCTCTGCAAGCCCCAATTGTGGATGCACCCATCGTGAGCAGCCTTGAACCTGTTGAACATGCAGATGCCACTGTCATGAATGACCTTGATATCCTGAATGCTCCAGTTGGCTTAGAGAACCTGGATGCCCCAGTCATCAACAGTCTTGACACACTGGTGCTGGACGCTCTTATTGTAAACAGCCTTGAACCTGTGGACATCCctgtcatcaatgaccttgacaCTCCAGATACCCCCATCATAAATATTCTTGACACCCTGGAGCTGGATGCTCCCATCATAGATGTCCCCATTGTGGACAGCCTTGCACCTGTGGAATTCCCCATCATGAATGACATTGACCTCCTGGAGAACCCTGCGGAGTTCAGCTCCAGCTTTAACCCTCAGCTTGAAGTAGAGGTTCATGTGGAGGGTGAGGACCAGAACCAGGGGCTTTGTCTGTGTGTCCAACCTCAGCGTACCTATGAGATCATTGGGGAGCCCAATCCTGATGAACCCTCTGGAAGTGGACCTGGCAACCCCAGGCTCTCAAACCATAGCTGA
- the LOC106611162 gene encoding uncharacterized protein isoform X2 translates to MVQVREVMGPWAVPGLGSFSSDFVVFSLLFLLLSIILALCTNCRRHSFTLRDGGEEVDRTQSQLVRVVKLEDALAARENPMINDIRKDESDFSPRPEDSVIGVPDQPPAEQDVTWLKPWRSHREAPDQGDSPSALQIANRTPMVMTIISPSPPATVDIGDLSDVLNFTPELHFIPAPIVMVEVDTPLESLSPPVYSEDTLDATIVSSFEPVDVPIVEVPIMSSLKPVAVPILEPLVVPIVSILEPVEVPNVNVHIVSSFESVEAPIVDLPIMDVTIVNSLEPLQAPIVDAPIVSSLEPVEHADATVMNDLDILNAPVGLENLDAPVINSLDTLVLDALIVNSLEPVDIPVINDLDTPDTPIINILDTLELDAPIIDVPIVDSLAPVEFPIMNDIDLLENPAEFSSSFNPQLEVEVHVEGEDQNQGLCLCVQPQRTYEIIGEPNPDEPSGSGPGNPRLSNHS, encoded by the exons GCATTCCTTTACGCTCCGGGATGGTGGTGAGGAGGTGGACAGAACCCAGTCACAGCTGGTCAGAGTG GTGAAGCTAGAAGATGCCCTGGCCGCCAGGGAGAACCCAATGATCAATGACATCAGAAAAGATGAGAGTG ATTTCAGTCCCAGACCTGAGGACAGTGTCATTGGTGTACCGGATCAGCCTCCTGCTGAGCAGGATGTCACCTGGTTGAAACCCTGGAGGAGCCACAGGGAGGCACCTGATCAAG GTGATTCTCCAAGTGCCTTGCAGATTGCCAACAGAACCCCCATGGTCATGACGATTATATCTCCTTCGCCTCCAGCAACCGTCGACATTG GTGACCTGAGTGATGTCCTGAACTTCACACCTGAGCTCCACTTTATCCCAGCCCCCATTGTCATGGTGGAAGTCGACACCCCCCTTGAATCTTTATCCCCACCTGTCTATTCAGAGGACACCCTAGATGCCACAATCGTGAGCAGTTTTGAACCTGTTGATGTCCCCATTGTGGAGGTCCCCATCATGAGCAGCCTTAAACCTGTTGCTGTCCCCATCCTTGAACCTCTGGTTGTCCCCATCGTGAGCATTCTTGAACCTGTGGAAGTCCCCAATGTGAATGTCCACATCGTGAGTAGTTTTGAATCTGTGGAAGCCCCCATCGTGGATCTCCCCATCATGGATGTCACCATTGTGAACAGCCTTGAACCTCTGCAAGCCCCAATTGTGGATGCACCCATCGTGAGCAGCCTTGAACCTGTTGAACATGCAGATGCCACTGTCATGAATGACCTTGATATCCTGAATGCTCCAGTTGGCTTAGAGAACCTGGATGCCCCAGTCATCAACAGTCTTGACACACTGGTGCTGGACGCTCTTATTGTAAACAGCCTTGAACCTGTGGACATCCctgtcatcaatgaccttgacaCTCCAGATACCCCCATCATAAATATTCTTGACACCCTGGAGCTGGATGCTCCCATCATAGATGTCCCCATTGTGGACAGCCTTGCACCTGTGGAATTCCCCATCATGAATGACATTGACCTCCTGGAGAACCCTGCGGAGTTCAGCTCCAGCTTTAACCCTCAGCTTGAAGTAGAGGTTCATGTGGAGGGTGAGGACCAGAACCAGGGGCTTTGTCTGTGTGTCCAACCTCAGCGTACCTATGAGATCATTGGGGAGCCCAATCCTGATGAACCCTCTGGAAGTGGACCTGGCAACCCCAGGCTCTCAAACCATAGCTGA
- the LOC106611161 gene encoding uncharacterized protein, whose amino-acid sequence MGSGSSRGKKVAPSSVNEINSFRRDDNTVHVLKEERHLFKPLKITKSTNLSQSRNRAQHDCHSEGHDSEFSVEDDDIDVELNRVLQEYDNRELRSKRKTYQTKPFIRSNTYGLCHSSRVHNESVFNSTPHWQSSELSEGSGACCPDNGSVGVKDKKGIPVFNQFCKNTQIQFSSGAQENDLLTTGSACVESVPRAETDSVLDDGNGPSLSMPVILYDGSEVDLMETIEREFS is encoded by the exons atgggtaGCGGTAGTAGTCGAGGAAAGAAGGTTGCTCCTTCCAGTGTCAACGAGATAAACTCATTCAGAAGAGATGACAACACAGTCCACGTTTTGAAAGAGGAAAGACACTTGTTCAAACCATTGAAAATAACCAAATCTACGAATTTAAGTCAGTCACGAAATAGAGCGCAACACGACTGCCACAGTGAAGGACACGATTCTGAATTTTCCGTAGAGGATGATGACATTGATGTGGAACTGAATCGAGTTCTACAGGAATATGACAATCGGGAATTGCGTTCCAAGAGGAAAACGTATCAAACGAAACCTTTCATCAGGTCTAATACATATGGGTTATGTCATTCCAGTCGAGTCCACAATGAAAGCGTTTTCAATTCAACCCCACACTGGCAGAGTTCTGAATTGTCGGAGGGGAGTGGGGCATGTTGTCCAGATAACGGTTCTGTTGGAGTCAAGGACAAGAAAGGCATCCCAGTCTTCAACCAGTTTTGCAAAAATACACAAATTCAGTTCTCAAGCGGCGCTCAGGAAAAT GACTTGTTGACAACGGGGTCAGCTTGTGTGGAGTCAGTGCCTCGAGCAGAAACAGACTC AGTCCTGGACGATGGCAatggcccctctctctccatgcctgTTATTCTGTACGATGGATCAGAAGTGGACCTGATggagaccatagagagagagtTTAGTTGA